From the genome of Variovorax sp. RA8, one region includes:
- a CDS encoding SDR family NAD(P)-dependent oxidoreductase, which yields MRKYLQDKVAVVTGAGGGLGRAHAFELARQGARVVVNDLGGDREGSSAAQVAEDIRRRGGEALVDGGDVRDFAQMEAMVAKAVAQWGRVDILVNNAGILRDRSFAKMPLDDFRLVLDVHVMGAVNCTKAVWDRMRAQNHGRIVMTTSSSGLYGNFGQANYGAAKMALVGLMQTLALEGARHDIRVNCLAPSAATGMTEGILPEDALAGLAPGKVSPGLVALVGDDAPTRMILLAGAGSFECAHVTMTRGVFVDDEEDAAGQVRTRLDEIRARGGEMVPASGWEQYRLELSKAGLATELAGAD from the coding sequence ATGAGGAAATATCTGCAGGACAAGGTGGCCGTGGTGACCGGCGCAGGGGGCGGCCTCGGGCGCGCGCATGCGTTCGAGCTGGCGAGGCAGGGCGCCCGCGTCGTGGTCAACGACCTCGGGGGCGACCGTGAAGGATCGTCCGCCGCGCAGGTGGCCGAGGACATCCGGCGCCGCGGCGGCGAGGCCCTGGTGGATGGCGGCGACGTCAGGGACTTCGCCCAGATGGAGGCGATGGTCGCCAAGGCCGTCGCACAGTGGGGGCGCGTGGACATCCTCGTGAACAACGCCGGCATCCTGCGGGACAGGTCCTTTGCCAAGATGCCGCTGGACGATTTCCGCCTGGTGCTGGACGTGCACGTGATGGGCGCCGTGAACTGCACCAAGGCCGTGTGGGACCGCATGCGCGCGCAGAACCACGGCCGCATCGTGATGACGACGTCGTCGTCGGGGCTCTATGGCAACTTCGGCCAGGCCAACTATGGCGCCGCCAAGATGGCCCTGGTGGGACTCATGCAGACACTGGCGCTGGAAGGCGCCAGGCATGACATCCGCGTCAATTGCCTCGCGCCGAGCGCGGCCACCGGCATGACCGAGGGCATCCTGCCCGAAGACGCCCTGGCCGGCCTGGCTCCCGGGAAGGTCAGCCCCGGCCTCGTCGCGCTGGTGGGCGATGACGCGCCGACGCGGATGATCCTGCTGGCCGGCGCGGGCAGTTTCGAGTGCGCGCACGTGACGATGACGCGCGGGGTCTTCGTCGACGATGAAGAAGACGCGGCCGGGCAGGTTCGCACGCGGCTGGACGAGATCCGCGCGCGCGGCGGCGAAATGGTTCCGGCCTCGGGCTGGGAGCAGTACAGGCTGGAGCTTTCCAAGGCCGGCCTGGCGACGGAGCTTGCCGGCGCGGACTGA
- a CDS encoding 3-keto-5-aminohexanoate cleavage protein, whose translation MASSQDKVIISCAVTGSVHTPSMSPYLPLSPQEIAKQAIEAAEAGAAILHLHARDPVDGRPTADPAVFDQFVPRIKAATDAVINITTGGSTRMTLEERLAYPLQAKPEMCSLNMGSMNFSIHPAARKIQEWRHDWEKPYVEGMEDLIFRNTFRDIKRILKVLGDDCGTRFEFECYDVGHLYNLAHFMDEGLVEGPLFIQCILGILGGIGPDPENLVVMKSTADRLFGDRYRFSVLGAGRHQMPLLTMGAVLGGNVRVGLEDSLYLAKGQLAQSCAEQVRKIRRILEELSLEIATPQEARAMLGLKGQDAVAF comes from the coding sequence ATGGCAAGTTCACAGGACAAGGTCATCATTTCATGTGCCGTCACCGGGTCGGTGCACACCCCCTCGATGTCGCCGTACCTGCCGCTGTCGCCGCAGGAGATCGCGAAGCAGGCCATCGAAGCAGCCGAGGCGGGCGCTGCGATCCTGCACCTGCATGCGCGCGACCCCGTCGATGGGCGGCCGACCGCCGATCCGGCGGTGTTCGACCAGTTCGTGCCGCGCATCAAGGCAGCCACCGACGCCGTCATCAACATCACCACCGGCGGCAGCACGCGCATGACGCTGGAGGAGCGCCTCGCATACCCGCTGCAGGCGAAGCCCGAGATGTGCTCGCTCAACATGGGCTCGATGAATTTTTCCATCCATCCGGCCGCCCGCAAGATCCAGGAGTGGCGCCACGACTGGGAGAAGCCGTACGTCGAGGGCATGGAAGACCTGATCTTCCGCAACACCTTCCGCGACATCAAGCGCATCCTGAAGGTGCTGGGCGACGACTGCGGGACGCGCTTCGAGTTCGAGTGCTACGACGTCGGCCATCTCTACAACCTGGCGCATTTCATGGACGAGGGGCTCGTCGAGGGGCCGCTGTTCATCCAGTGCATCCTCGGCATCTTGGGCGGCATCGGCCCCGACCCCGAGAACCTCGTCGTCATGAAGTCGACGGCCGACCGGCTGTTCGGCGACCGCTACCGCTTCTCCGTGCTCGGCGCCGGCCGGCACCAGATGCCGCTGCTCACGATGGGCGCGGTGCTCGGCGGGAATGTGCGCGTGGGGCTGGAGGACAGCCTGTATCTCGCCAAGGGGCAACTGGCCCAGTCGTGCGCCGAGCAGGTGCGCAAGATCCGCCGCATCCTGGAGGAGCTGTCCCTGGAGATCGCCACGCCGCAGGAGGCGAGGGCGATGCTCGGCCTCAAGGGGCAGGATGCGGTTGCGTTTTGA
- a CDS encoding ABC transporter ATP-binding protein: MTSLLALDAVHAHYGKSHILHGVSLHVGRNEVISLLGRNGSGRSTTMKAIMGLVTPTGGQIRLGGRDITGARPYAICRAGIAYVPEEREVFANLTVDENLRMGEQPPTEGATRWTVEDMFAYFPRLKERRNTKAGSLSGGEQQMLTICRSLLGNPQLILIDEPTEGLAPKIVVAVGECIKDMHRRGVAVVLVEQKLAIALKVSTRVCVMGHGQIVFEGTPQQLAADEKLLADWLAV; the protein is encoded by the coding sequence ATGACATCGCTGCTGGCGCTCGACGCTGTGCACGCCCACTACGGCAAGAGCCACATCCTGCATGGCGTGAGCCTCCACGTGGGCCGCAACGAGGTGATCAGCCTGCTGGGGCGCAACGGCTCGGGCCGCTCGACCACGATGAAGGCGATCATGGGTCTGGTGACGCCCACCGGCGGGCAGATCCGCCTGGGCGGCCGCGACATCACGGGTGCGCGGCCGTATGCCATCTGCCGCGCGGGCATCGCCTACGTGCCCGAGGAGCGCGAGGTGTTCGCCAATCTGACGGTCGACGAGAACCTGCGCATGGGCGAGCAGCCGCCCACGGAGGGTGCGACGCGGTGGACGGTGGAGGACATGTTCGCGTACTTCCCGCGCCTGAAGGAGCGCCGCAACACCAAGGCCGGCAGCCTGTCCGGCGGCGAGCAACAGATGCTGACGATCTGCCGCTCGCTGCTGGGCAACCCGCAGCTCATCCTGATCGACGAGCCGACGGAAGGGCTCGCGCCCAAGATCGTCGTCGCCGTCGGCGAATGCATCAAGGACATGCACCGCAGGGGCGTGGCCGTGGTGCTGGTGGAACAGAAACTGGCGATTGCCTTGAAGGTCTCCACGCGCGTGTGCGTGATGGGACATGGGCAGATCGTCTTCGAAGGAACACCCCAGCAGCTCGCCGCCGACGAGAAGCTGCTGGCGGACTGGCTGGCTGTTTGA
- a CDS encoding ABC transporter ATP-binding protein: protein MTEAILSLRGVRKSFGQTEIIRGVDLELLPDERHALIGPNGAGKSTVFHLISGHFAPSAGEIVFDGRRIDGKPPQEVNRLGLSRSFQITNIFPKLTVFENLRLAVMRPHGLQNNLWKLIARDARIREETERLLEQVRLQRRAATIAGEMSYSEQRSLEIAMTLASDPKAILLDEPMAGMSNEETAYTAELIRTVTRGRALLIVEHDMQVVFAISDRISVLVYGEVIATGTPEEIRRNAAVKEAYLGEEVAQ from the coding sequence ATGACCGAGGCCATCCTGAGCCTGCGCGGCGTGCGCAAATCGTTCGGCCAGACGGAGATCATCCGCGGCGTCGATCTCGAGCTGCTGCCTGACGAGCGCCATGCGTTGATCGGGCCCAACGGCGCTGGGAAGTCCACCGTGTTCCATCTCATCTCGGGCCACTTCGCGCCCAGCGCGGGCGAGATCGTGTTCGACGGCCGCCGCATCGACGGCAAGCCGCCGCAGGAGGTCAACCGCCTCGGCCTGTCGCGCTCGTTCCAGATCACCAACATCTTTCCGAAGCTGACCGTCTTCGAGAACCTGCGGCTCGCGGTGATGCGCCCGCATGGCCTGCAGAACAACCTGTGGAAGCTGATCGCCCGCGATGCGCGCATCCGCGAAGAGACCGAACGGCTGCTGGAGCAGGTACGGTTGCAGCGCCGCGCCGCCACCATCGCGGGGGAGATGTCCTACTCGGAGCAGCGCTCGCTGGAGATCGCGATGACGCTCGCCTCCGATCCGAAGGCCATCCTGCTGGACGAGCCGATGGCCGGCATGTCCAACGAGGAGACGGCCTACACCGCGGAGCTGATCCGAACCGTGACGCGCGGCCGCGCGCTGCTGATCGTCGAGCACGACATGCAGGTGGTGTTCGCCATCAGCGACCGCATCAGCGTGCTGGTGTATGGCGAGGTGATCGCCACCGGCACGCCCGAGGAGATCCGCCGCAACGCCGCGGTGAAGGAAGCGTACCTGGGCGAGGAGGTTGCGCAATGA
- a CDS encoding branched-chain amino acid ABC transporter permease: MTSLSRVFGVGLAVLLLAGVPLLLSQGLVNAAIQMLIAALFASAYNVLCGQAGMLSFGHAAYFGVGAFATVHAMNALGGTGLLPTPLLPLAGALGGLAIGAIAGWFATQRTGTYFAMITLAIAELLHALAPHLKGLFGGEAGISSMRMPSLGITFGSTTQVYYLTLAWVLVSLALLYVYTLTPVGRLALGLRENGHRLRFLGYDVHRLSVLVFSISAMFSGIAGGLQVISNEAANYVVLDAQLSAAVVLNTYIGGVKVFLGPALGASLMTFFGYAVSDLTQSWLLYQGTLFVLVMLFMPEGLAGLFRASSQLRRQIGVARLLPVLLAWVAAAALLAAGTAFAVELLQRMFSQDYRALAGADPGAPWPAIALFGRSWLPSDALTWAVPAALLACGGALVYGVRRGVEALQGAGGRGIGTAAPGAEVAL, translated from the coding sequence ATGACGTCTCTTTCGCGTGTCTTCGGCGTCGGCCTGGCCGTGCTGCTGCTCGCCGGCGTGCCGCTGCTGCTGTCGCAGGGGCTGGTGAATGCCGCCATCCAGATGCTGATCGCCGCGCTGTTCGCCAGCGCCTACAACGTGCTGTGCGGCCAGGCGGGCATGCTGTCCTTCGGCCATGCGGCGTACTTCGGCGTGGGCGCGTTCGCGACCGTCCATGCCATGAACGCCCTCGGCGGTACCGGGCTGCTGCCGACGCCGCTGCTGCCGCTGGCGGGCGCGCTGGGCGGACTGGCGATCGGCGCCATCGCCGGCTGGTTCGCCACGCAGCGCACCGGCACCTACTTCGCAATGATCACGCTGGCCATCGCGGAGCTCCTGCATGCGCTGGCGCCGCACCTCAAGGGCCTGTTCGGCGGCGAGGCCGGCATCTCGTCGATGCGCATGCCTTCGCTGGGGATCACGTTCGGCTCGACCACGCAGGTGTACTACCTCACGCTCGCGTGGGTGCTGGTGTCGCTCGCGCTCCTCTACGTGTACACGCTGACGCCGGTCGGCCGGCTGGCGCTGGGGCTGCGCGAGAACGGGCACCGGCTGCGCTTCCTGGGCTATGACGTGCACCGGCTCAGCGTACTGGTGTTCTCCATCTCCGCCATGTTCTCCGGCATCGCGGGCGGCCTGCAGGTGATCAGCAACGAGGCGGCCAACTACGTCGTCCTCGACGCGCAGCTGTCGGCCGCCGTGGTGCTGAACACCTACATCGGCGGCGTCAAGGTGTTCCTCGGGCCGGCGCTGGGCGCCTCGCTGATGACCTTCTTCGGCTACGCGGTGTCGGACCTGACGCAGTCGTGGCTGCTCTACCAGGGCACGCTCTTCGTGCTGGTGATGCTGTTCATGCCGGAGGGGCTGGCTGGCTTGTTCCGCGCCTCGTCGCAGCTGCGCCGGCAGATCGGCGTGGCGCGGCTGCTGCCCGTGCTGCTCGCGTGGGTGGCCGCCGCGGCGCTGCTGGCGGCCGGCACCGCGTTCGCAGTGGAGCTGCTGCAGCGCATGTTCTCGCAGGACTACCGCGCCCTGGCCGGCGCCGACCCCGGGGCGCCGTGGCCGGCCATTGCGCTGTTCGGCCGTTCGTGGTTGCCGTCCGACGCGTTGACGTGGGCGGTCCCGGCGGCGCTTCTTGCCTGTGGCGGGGCGCTCGTCTACGGCGTGCGACGGGGCGTGGAAGCGCTCCAGGGTGCGGGCGGGCGCGGCATCGGCACTGCAGCACCTGGCGCGGAGGTGGCCTTATGA
- a CDS encoding branched-chain amino acid ABC transporter permease, with translation MDTFIVSLLNGIIYGLLLFMVSAGLTLIFGMMGILNFAHASFYMLGAYFAYALQDVLGFFGALAVAPLLVGLVGTVVERFFLRRVHHHGHAHELLLTFGLSFIIAELVKLFFGNYPVNYRVPKSLDFAAFTLGHSDYPVYRLLMGAVAIAMFVAIYLLLTRTRVGIVVRSAIYRPRMAEALGHNVPLVFMGVFGVGAALAGLAGAVAGAFYTTNPNMALELGVMVFVVVVVGGLGSLEGAMLASLLIGVITSLAVAVDATLADAFALVGARAWAEGVGGLLTLKVSSLAATIPFALMLLILLVRPGGLLGEKG, from the coding sequence ATGGACACCTTCATCGTTTCGCTGCTGAACGGGATCATCTACGGCTTGCTGCTGTTCATGGTCTCGGCCGGCCTCACGCTCATCTTCGGGATGATGGGCATCCTCAATTTCGCGCATGCCTCGTTCTACATGCTGGGTGCCTACTTCGCCTACGCGCTGCAGGACGTGCTGGGCTTCTTCGGCGCGCTGGCGGTGGCACCGCTGCTCGTGGGTCTCGTCGGCACGGTGGTGGAACGCTTCTTCCTGCGGCGCGTGCATCACCACGGCCACGCGCACGAGCTGCTGCTGACCTTCGGGCTGTCGTTCATCATTGCCGAGCTGGTCAAGCTGTTCTTCGGCAACTATCCCGTCAACTACCGCGTCCCCAAGTCGCTGGACTTTGCCGCCTTCACGCTCGGTCACTCGGACTATCCGGTGTACCGCCTGCTGATGGGCGCGGTGGCCATCGCGATGTTCGTCGCCATCTACCTGCTGCTCACGCGCACGCGCGTCGGCATTGTGGTGCGCTCGGCCATCTACCGGCCCCGCATGGCCGAGGCGCTGGGGCACAACGTGCCGCTGGTGTTCATGGGCGTGTTCGGCGTCGGCGCGGCGCTGGCCGGGCTGGCCGGCGCGGTGGCCGGCGCCTTCTACACCACCAATCCGAACATGGCGCTGGAGCTGGGCGTGATGGTGTTCGTGGTGGTGGTGGTCGGAGGCCTCGGATCGCTCGAAGGCGCGATGCTGGCCTCGTTGCTCATCGGCGTCATCACTTCGCTGGCGGTCGCGGTCGACGCGACGCTGGCCGATGCCTTCGCGCTGGTGGGCGCGCGTGCCTGGGCCGAAGGCGTGGGCGGGCTGCTGACGCTGAAGGTGTCGAGCCTGGCCGCGACGATCCCCTTCGCGCTGATGCTGCTGATCCTGCTGGTGCGGCCCGGCGGCCTGCTCGGCGAGAAGGGCTGA